One window of Sinorhizobium numidicum genomic DNA carries:
- the pmi gene encoding mannose-6-phosphate isomerase Pmi has product MDIFSQAGELADWLADAALPLWRQKGVDETGGGFVETIDMQGQPTRANRRSRVQPRQVYCFAEAGRRGWRGDWRTVSEGGLAYFDRVYRQPNGFYGALADADGRLLDPAFDLYNQAFALLAFAYLAEVFPERKAEMIARSDDLRRKLESYCKHPVAGFEEDNPPRLPLGSNPHMHLFEACLASEAIEGFDRIAWANLADEIAHLAMERFIDPKTGALREFFDHDWMPFSGEKGRILEPGHQFEWAWLLLRWAERRGNAEAIIKARRLFEIGETHGICRKRDVAMMTLFDDFSVADAVARVWPQTEWLKAAIRFAALSEGAERQRYVASAARAAAALERFLETPIRGLWRDKQQADGAFIEEPAPASSFYHIVCAIYELEDCLKRMRA; this is encoded by the coding sequence ATGGATATTTTCTCGCAGGCGGGCGAACTCGCAGACTGGCTCGCCGATGCCGCGTTGCCGCTCTGGCGCCAAAAGGGTGTCGATGAAACGGGGGGCGGCTTCGTAGAGACGATCGACATGCAAGGACAGCCGACCCGGGCCAATCGCCGCTCGCGCGTGCAGCCTCGGCAGGTCTATTGCTTCGCCGAGGCAGGACGGCGCGGCTGGCGCGGGGACTGGCGCACCGTCAGCGAAGGCGGGCTTGCCTATTTCGATCGTGTCTACCGGCAGCCAAACGGCTTTTACGGCGCGCTTGCGGATGCCGACGGCCGGCTGCTCGATCCGGCATTCGACCTTTACAATCAGGCCTTCGCCCTACTTGCCTTTGCCTATCTGGCGGAGGTCTTTCCCGAGCGAAAGGCGGAGATGATCGCGCGCAGCGACGATCTCAGGCGAAAGCTCGAAAGCTATTGCAAGCACCCGGTCGCCGGTTTCGAGGAGGACAACCCGCCACGCCTGCCGCTCGGTTCCAATCCGCATATGCATCTCTTTGAGGCATGTCTTGCGAGCGAAGCCATAGAGGGCTTCGACCGGATTGCCTGGGCCAATCTCGCCGACGAAATCGCACATCTCGCGATGGAGCGCTTTATCGATCCCAAGACGGGAGCGCTGCGCGAGTTCTTCGACCACGACTGGATGCCCTTTTCCGGCGAGAAGGGCCGTATCCTCGAGCCGGGCCACCAGTTCGAATGGGCCTGGCTTCTTCTCCGCTGGGCGGAACGGCGCGGCAACGCCGAAGCGATCATCAAAGCCCGGCGGCTCTTCGAGATCGGCGAGACGCACGGGATCTGCCGGAAGCGGGACGTCGCGATGATGACGCTCTTCGACGATTTTTCGGTCGCCGATGCGGTTGCGCGGGTCTGGCCGCAAACCGAATGGCTGAAGGCGGCGATCCGTTTCGCGGCGTTGTCCGAGGGCGCCGAGCGGCAACGCTATGTCGCCTCCGCCGCGCGTGCTGCGGCCGCGCTCGAGCGCTTTCTCGAGACGCCAATCCGCGGTCTCTGGCGCGACAAGCAGCAGGCCGATGGTGCATTTATCGAAGAACCGGCGCCGGCAAGCAGCTTCTATCACATCGTCTGCGCGATCTACGAACTCGAGGATTGCCTGAAACGGATGCGTGCGTAG
- a CDS encoding heme-degrading domain-containing protein: MNIDNDLRRIALQERQLQFERFDLEMAWKLGSTLRRMAAERKLGVVIDVTLFSMQVFYAALEGATPDNPNWVRRKRNTVFRLFKSSYGTGLSLLKQQTNLQAKLGLPDADYAAHGGSFPIVVRGTGCIGAVTVSGLPQRDDHNLVVEALAELLGADHAALKLES; encoded by the coding sequence ATGAATATCGACAATGATCTGCGCCGTATAGCGCTGCAGGAACGGCAACTGCAGTTCGAGCGCTTCGACCTCGAAATGGCCTGGAAACTCGGTTCGACGCTCCGCCGCATGGCAGCCGAGCGCAAGCTCGGCGTCGTCATCGACGTCACGCTTTTCTCCATGCAGGTTTTCTACGCGGCACTGGAAGGCGCGACGCCGGACAACCCGAACTGGGTACGGCGCAAGCGGAACACGGTTTTCCGGCTGTTCAAGAGCAGCTATGGCACGGGCCTCAGCCTCCTCAAACAGCAGACGAACCTGCAAGCGAAGCTCGGCCTGCCGGACGCCGATTACGCGGCCCATGGCGGCAGTTTCCCGATCGTCGTCAGGGGAACGGGTTGCATCGGTGCCGTCACGGTCTCCGGGCTGCCGCAACGCGACGATCATAATCTCGTGGTCGAGGCGCTGGCGGAACTCCTTGGTGCGGATCACGCTGCGCTGAAGCTCGAGAGTTGA
- a CDS encoding ROK family protein, with the protein MFIGIDWGGTKMEVIALGRDGETRARHRVPTPTSGYDDCIRAVVDLVIAAEATAGERGSIGIGIPGSPNPRTGIVRNSNAVLINGKPLGRDLEAALGRQVRLANDANCLAVSEAVDGAGKDARVVFGVIVGTGHGGGLAIDKKVHAGYQGVAAEIGHYPLPWMTKEEYPGHKCWCGKLGCLDMYACGTGLELDYRTTTGVDRRGRDIIEAKRAGDPVAAGIYERFVDRLARSLALLTNVVDPDVFVLGGGMSNVDEIYEELPELITKYLFGDSFETPIRKAVHGDSSGVRGAAWLWKS; encoded by the coding sequence ATGTTCATCGGAATTGATTGGGGCGGCACGAAAATGGAAGTCATCGCGCTCGGTCGCGATGGCGAAACGCGTGCCCGGCATCGCGTTCCAACCCCGACCAGCGGCTATGACGATTGCATCCGCGCCGTGGTCGATCTTGTGATTGCTGCCGAAGCGACGGCCGGCGAGCGCGGATCGATTGGGATCGGCATTCCCGGCAGCCCCAATCCGCGCACCGGCATCGTGCGCAATTCCAACGCCGTGCTCATCAACGGCAAGCCGCTCGGCCGCGATCTCGAGGCGGCCCTCGGTCGCCAAGTGCGCCTCGCCAATGACGCCAATTGCCTTGCCGTCTCCGAGGCGGTCGACGGAGCCGGCAAGGACGCGCGGGTGGTGTTCGGCGTGATTGTCGGAACCGGGCACGGCGGGGGGCTGGCGATCGACAAGAAGGTGCATGCCGGCTATCAGGGTGTGGCCGCCGAAATCGGCCACTATCCCTTGCCCTGGATGACCAAAGAGGAATATCCCGGCCATAAATGCTGGTGCGGCAAGCTCGGCTGCCTCGATATGTACGCCTGCGGCACCGGGCTTGAACTTGACTATCGCACGACGACCGGCGTCGACCGTCGGGGCCGGGATATCATCGAGGCGAAACGTGCCGGCGATCCGGTGGCGGCGGGCATCTATGAACGGTTCGTCGATCGTCTCGCCCGCAGCCTTGCGCTCCTGACCAATGTCGTCGATCCCGATGTCTTCGTGCTTGGCGGCGGCATGTCCAATGTAGACGAGATCTACGAGGAATTGCCGGAATTAATTACGAAATATCTCTTTGGCGACAGTTTCGAGACGCCGATTCGCAAGGCGGTGCACGGCGACAGTTCCGGCGTGCGCGGCGCCGCATGGCTTTGGAAGAGCTAG
- a CDS encoding ABC transporter ATP-binding protein encodes MSFSDLIYRPFETLIRPLDIPYTPLPSRGPFALLVHFASMFRGVLAAVAILMIAVEGINLATIWGISFVVNGVTAKGAAAFLEEDWPTLAVLGVLIFPVLPLLIFLGNTLNSQTVAVCMPAAMQWQGHKAVERQDLAFFHDLFAGQVATRISQVASAVQQQIVVAFYQVPLFLVQFVGSLVLLSALSWSLALPVFVWIAANVALAVAAVPHFSERSRRTARARSLVVGAMTDLYGNIQMVKLFAAEDSEAGAMRKIMENAVESQQRERRIHLTTDTSVVLLNIVLILANSVIGFWGLVGGFVTIGPFVASIAIVLRLNANSRAFLQMGQQIFQAVGTIRDAMPVVTTPPTIIDTPNARSLTVTAGEVEFRNVQFEYRQGQGVIEGLSLTVRAGEKVGLVGLSGAGKSTLVSLLLRFFDLKGGAILIDGQDIRSVAQASLRENIGVVTQDISLLHRSVGDNIRYGRPGASREEIERSAMLAEADGFIANLKDSEGRTGYDAFVGDRGVKLSGGQRQRVAIARVLLKDAPILVLDEATSALDSEAEAAVQDKLALLMEGKTVIAIAHRLSTIASMDRIVVLDKGRIVEEGMPSVLLERGGLYARLWKRQTGGYIADTVEAT; translated from the coding sequence ATGTCGTTTTCGGATCTCATCTATCGTCCCTTCGAGACGCTCATTCGTCCGCTCGATATTCCTTACACGCCGCTGCCGTCACGCGGGCCTTTTGCGCTGCTCGTGCATTTCGCCTCGATGTTCCGCGGCGTGCTCGCGGCCGTCGCCATCCTCATGATCGCCGTCGAAGGCATCAATCTCGCGACGATCTGGGGCATTTCCTTCGTCGTGAACGGGGTGACTGCCAAGGGCGCAGCCGCTTTCCTCGAAGAGGATTGGCCGACGCTAGCCGTCCTCGGCGTGCTGATTTTCCCCGTGCTGCCGCTGCTGATCTTCCTCGGCAACACGCTGAACTCGCAGACCGTGGCCGTATGTATGCCGGCCGCGATGCAATGGCAGGGCCACAAGGCGGTGGAACGGCAGGACCTCGCCTTCTTCCACGATCTCTTCGCTGGCCAGGTGGCTACGCGCATTTCCCAGGTCGCGTCTGCCGTGCAGCAGCAGATCGTCGTGGCCTTCTACCAAGTACCGCTCTTCCTGGTACAGTTTGTCGGCTCGCTCGTTCTACTCAGCGCGCTCTCCTGGTCGCTGGCGCTCCCGGTTTTCGTCTGGATTGCCGCCAACGTCGCGCTTGCGGTGGCGGCGGTGCCACATTTTTCCGAGCGTTCGCGCAGGACCGCCCGCGCTCGCAGCCTCGTCGTCGGCGCCATGACCGACCTCTATGGCAACATCCAGATGGTGAAGCTGTTCGCGGCGGAAGACAGCGAGGCGGGCGCGATGCGCAAGATCATGGAGAACGCCGTCGAGAGTCAGCAGCGCGAAAGGCGCATCCACTTGACGACCGACACGAGCGTCGTCCTGCTCAATATCGTCCTCATACTCGCCAATTCCGTCATAGGCTTCTGGGGACTTGTGGGCGGTTTCGTCACCATCGGCCCGTTCGTCGCCTCGATCGCTATCGTGCTGCGGCTCAACGCTAACTCCCGTGCCTTCCTGCAGATGGGGCAGCAGATTTTCCAGGCGGTGGGAACGATCCGCGACGCCATGCCCGTCGTGACCACGCCGCCGACGATCATCGACACGCCGAACGCCAGGTCGCTCACGGTGACGGCCGGCGAGGTCGAGTTCAGGAACGTGCAGTTTGAATACCGGCAGGGACAGGGGGTGATAGAAGGCCTGTCGCTCACCGTGCGCGCCGGCGAGAAGGTGGGGCTTGTGGGTCTCTCCGGCGCCGGCAAGTCGACCCTGGTCAGCCTGCTCCTGCGCTTCTTCGACCTGAAGGGCGGCGCGATTCTGATCGATGGCCAAGACATCCGCTCCGTCGCGCAGGCAAGCCTCAGGGAGAATATCGGCGTCGTTACCCAGGACATCTCGCTGCTGCATCGCTCGGTTGGCGACAATATCCGCTACGGCCGGCCCGGTGCGTCCCGCGAGGAGATCGAACGCTCCGCGATGCTGGCCGAGGCCGATGGCTTCATCGCCAACCTCAAGGACAGCGAAGGCCGCACCGGCTACGACGCCTTCGTCGGCGACCGCGGCGTAAAACTGTCCGGTGGCCAGCGCCAGCGCGTCGCCATCGCTCGCGTCCTACTTAAGGACGCGCCAATCCTTGTGCTCGACGAGGCAACGTCAGCATTGGACAGCGAGGCCGAGGCCGCAGTGCAGGACAAGCTCGCCTTGCTAATGGAGGGAAAGACGGTGATCGCTATCGCGCATCGCCTGTCCACCATTGCCAGCATGGACCGCATCGTCGTGCTCGACAAAGGCCGCATCGTCGAGGAGGGAATGCCGTCGGTACTGCTCGAACGAGGCGGGCTCTACGCGCGGCTATGGAAGCGGCAGACGGGTGGCTACATTGCCGATACGGTCGAGGCGACGTGA
- a CDS encoding protein-L-isoaspartate O-methyltransferase family protein: protein MMAVASNSADERLERIFELVPREAFLGPGPWQIKVNRRYVETPSADPCYVYQNVLVALDVTKGINNGEPLLHAAWIGAAAPKPGEMVIHVGAGTGYYTALLAMLVLPNGDVQAFEIDRRLADRARENLEPFEGVAVTNDDATALPMQSANLVYVSAGVIALPAHWLEALRPGGRIIFPWQANKRTGLAVLITRTAAGYEARPLMPAWFIPCVGASDSAECSKLPNSADAWSIRSVWLTRDRSPDETAVAIYKDLWFSSADCQNF from the coding sequence ATGATGGCGGTTGCCAGCAACTCAGCAGATGAACGGCTTGAGCGGATTTTTGAACTTGTCCCGCGCGAGGCGTTCTTGGGTCCCGGGCCGTGGCAGATCAAGGTCAATCGACGTTACGTAGAGACGCCCAGTGCCGATCCCTGCTACGTTTATCAGAATGTCCTTGTCGCACTGGATGTCACGAAGGGCATCAACAACGGCGAACCCTTGCTGCATGCGGCGTGGATTGGCGCTGCTGCCCCGAAGCCCGGTGAGATGGTAATCCATGTGGGGGCGGGAACGGGCTACTATACCGCGCTGCTAGCGATGCTGGTGCTGCCGAACGGAGATGTTCAAGCTTTTGAGATTGACCGGCGCTTAGCCGACCGCGCGCGGGAAAACCTCGAGCCGTTTGAGGGAGTTGCGGTCACCAATGATGACGCGACGGCTTTGCCCATGCAGAGCGCCAATCTCGTCTATGTGAGTGCCGGCGTCATCGCGCTTCCAGCGCACTGGCTTGAAGCACTGCGCCCAGGGGGCCGGATAATCTTTCCTTGGCAGGCAAACAAGAGGACCGGTCTTGCAGTCCTGATCACGCGGACAGCGGCAGGCTACGAAGCGCGGCCATTGATGCCAGCTTGGTTCATTCCCTGCGTCGGTGCATCGGATAGTGCCGAATGCAGCAAGTTACCAAATTCGGCCGATGCCTGGTCTATACGCTCGGTTTGGCTGACGCGGGATCGCTCGCCAGACGAGACGGCCGTTGCAATCTACAAAGACCTTTGGTTTTCAAGTGCTGACTGCCAGAACTTTTAA
- a CDS encoding mechanosensitive ion channel family protein — MERGDKEQENLSRLERAAQQTADPKTMQQKAKKPEEKFRFSLRKGEVWWTVGFAAAALLLFGIQVLINWRLEWLDAPLRVRVLNYVKGGLLIFVILTVANVIEVYLIGRIPNRVSRFNLKRIFRLLVVVAIVFVAISVLFVNWYAAVVSLGLISLILGFALQMPISSFIAWIYILARAPYRVGDRIRIGDAHGDVVDVSYLDTTLWEFGGEHLWTDHPSGRIIKFPNSTVFNTPVFNYSWPLFPYVWNEIKFQLAYESDLEFVALTMREVVEEQIGDIMSQKVKVYKHILSKTPVDELEVKEHPVVHFRVSENTWLEAIVRYLVPPKEAGRTKTRLIKEMLARMNAKPDRVLFPRSNLR; from the coding sequence ATGGAACGAGGCGACAAGGAACAGGAGAACCTTTCCCGGCTTGAACGGGCCGCGCAACAGACTGCTGATCCAAAAACTATGCAGCAGAAGGCGAAAAAGCCCGAGGAAAAATTTCGCTTCAGCCTTCGCAAGGGAGAGGTCTGGTGGACGGTTGGCTTCGCTGCCGCTGCCTTGCTGCTTTTTGGCATCCAAGTCCTGATCAATTGGCGCTTAGAATGGCTTGACGCGCCTTTGCGCGTTCGCGTGCTGAACTACGTCAAGGGCGGCCTTCTCATTTTCGTTATTCTGACAGTGGCGAATGTTATCGAAGTCTATCTCATTGGCCGAATTCCCAATCGTGTTTCGCGTTTCAACTTGAAACGTATTTTTCGATTGCTCGTCGTCGTCGCCATCGTCTTCGTGGCCATTTCAGTTTTATTTGTAAACTGGTACGCCGCGGTTGTTTCGCTCGGTCTGATTTCATTGATTCTCGGCTTTGCGCTGCAAATGCCGATCTCCAGTTTCATCGCGTGGATTTATATTCTGGCCAGGGCGCCTTATCGCGTTGGTGACCGCATTCGCATCGGCGATGCCCATGGCGATGTCGTTGATGTCAGCTATCTCGACACGACGTTATGGGAATTCGGCGGCGAACATCTTTGGACCGATCATCCGAGCGGACGCATCATCAAGTTTCCGAACTCCACCGTGTTTAACACGCCGGTCTTCAACTATTCCTGGCCGCTGTTTCCCTATGTCTGGAACGAAATCAAGTTCCAGCTCGCGTATGAAAGCGATCTGGAATTCGTAGCGCTAACCATGAGAGAGGTCGTGGAAGAGCAGATCGGCGACATCATGAGCCAGAAGGTGAAGGTCTATAAGCACATCCTATCGAAAACGCCTGTGGACGAACTCGAAGTGAAGGAGCATCCCGTGGTTCATTTTCGCGTCAGTGAAAACACCTGGCTCGAGGCCATCGTGCGTTACCTCGTGCCGCCGAAGGAAGCGGGGCGCACCAAAACACGCTTGATCAAGGAAATGTTGGCGCGAATGAATGCAAAACCCGATCGCGTGCTGTTTCCGAGAAGCAATCTGAGGTGA
- a CDS encoding IS110 family transposase: MTEVSTIGLDIAKRVFQAHGANASGAAVFSKKIARAKLLGFFASQPRCVVAIEACGGAHYWAREIGRLGHTVRLIPPAYVKPFVKRHKNDAADAEAICEAAQRPSMRFVAVKEEEQQASAIVFRARDLLVRQRTQLINALRGHLMEYGWIVPQGPSHIAVLIEGIEDPACPLPESARTALKVLIDSLRVLDEQIASLDGEIARRSREDAVARRLMTIPGVGPITATAIVALAPPAGMFRKGRDFAAWLGLAPLQKSSGGKQKLGAISKMGERTLRRLLIIGASAVVLQAGRRGAPTGSWLGQMMARKPRMLVTVALANKMARIVWALLASGGIYRAPAAAA; the protein is encoded by the coding sequence GTGACTGAGGTTAGCACAATCGGGTTGGACATTGCGAAGCGGGTTTTTCAGGCGCACGGCGCGAATGCGTCGGGTGCGGCTGTTTTCAGCAAGAAGATCGCGCGCGCAAAGCTGCTTGGCTTCTTCGCCTCACAGCCCCGATGCGTCGTAGCGATAGAGGCTTGCGGCGGAGCGCATTACTGGGCGCGCGAGATCGGCAGGCTCGGCCACACGGTTCGGCTGATCCCGCCAGCCTATGTGAAGCCGTTCGTGAAGCGGCACAAGAACGATGCCGCCGATGCCGAGGCGATATGCGAGGCGGCACAACGCCCGAGTATGCGGTTTGTGGCCGTGAAGGAGGAAGAGCAGCAGGCAAGCGCAATTGTTTTCCGCGCCCGCGATCTGCTGGTTCGTCAGCGCACGCAGCTCATCAATGCCTTGCGCGGCCATCTGATGGAATATGGCTGGATCGTGCCGCAGGGCCCGTCTCACATAGCGGTGCTCATCGAGGGGATCGAGGATCCGGCCTGCCCGCTGCCGGAGAGCGCCCGTACGGCCTTGAAGGTGCTGATCGATAGCCTGCGGGTACTGGACGAGCAGATTGCCAGCCTGGATGGCGAGATCGCGCGACGCTCGCGCGAAGATGCGGTTGCCCGGCGGTTGATGACCATCCCCGGCGTCGGCCCGATCACCGCGACCGCGATCGTGGCCCTGGCTCCGCCGGCGGGAATGTTCCGCAAGGGCCGCGACTTTGCAGCCTGGCTCGGCCTTGCCCCGTTGCAGAAGTCGAGCGGCGGCAAACAGAAGCTCGGTGCCATCTCAAAGATGGGCGAGCGAACGTTGCGACGGCTGCTGATCATCGGCGCGAGCGCCGTCGTGCTGCAGGCCGGCAGACGCGGTGCGCCGACCGGATCATGGCTGGGGCAGATGATGGCGCGCAAGCCGCGCATGCTGGTGACGGTGGCGCTGGCCAACAAGATGGCGAGGATCGTCTGGGCGCTGTTGGCCAGCGGCGGCATTTATCGGGCTCCGGCCGCGGCGGCGTGA
- a CDS encoding alpha/beta fold hydrolase yields the protein MCSVGDDWHRRKRRVELPGGRHIAFVDSGGSGPALLLLHGYSDTGRSFASLEPFLSGYRLIIPDLPGHGASALGEGMHVSDFAVSIDRFLAFLGVSQFALIGHSMGAMTAIELAARRCDDVSALVLLSASLRPDFGGGSPLSREIRALRDPIDPSGQFLRDWYSCSRPVAAEFLSKMRMDAAGMPAAVWHGILQGFAETDLRYSARQVAAPVLCIGGSADPLFAGPHREALAQAFRSVRSVTLDGYGHNPHWEDPQRVSALMISFFAEAGMV from the coding sequence ATGTGCAGCGTCGGGGACGATTGGCATCGCCGCAAGCGGCGCGTCGAACTGCCAGGGGGAAGGCACATTGCTTTCGTCGACAGCGGCGGAAGCGGGCCGGCGCTTCTGCTGCTGCACGGTTATTCTGACACCGGCCGCAGCTTTGCGTCGCTTGAGCCCTTTCTTTCCGGCTACCGTCTAATCATTCCCGATCTCCCTGGGCACGGTGCGTCCGCCCTTGGCGAGGGGATGCACGTCAGCGATTTTGCTGTGAGCATCGACCGGTTTCTGGCGTTTCTGGGTGTTTCGCAATTTGCCCTCATTGGGCATTCCATGGGCGCAATGACAGCGATTGAGCTTGCCGCTCGTCGTTGCGATGATGTGAGCGCCCTCGTGCTTCTGTCTGCAAGCCTGAGGCCAGACTTTGGCGGCGGCAGTCCACTGTCGCGCGAAATCCGCGCACTTCGCGACCCGATAGATCCCTCAGGGCAATTTCTCCGTGACTGGTATTCCTGCAGCCGACCTGTCGCCGCCGAATTTCTGTCGAAGATGAGGATGGATGCAGCGGGGATGCCGGCGGCCGTCTGGCATGGTATCTTGCAAGGCTTTGCCGAAACCGATTTACGGTATAGCGCCAGGCAGGTCGCCGCGCCTGTGCTCTGCATTGGTGGTTCCGCTGACCCGCTCTTTGCCGGCCCGCATCGCGAGGCGCTTGCCCAGGCCTTCCGGTCAGTGCGATCCGTCACACTCGACGGGTATGGACATAATCCGCATTGGGAAGATCCGCAGAGGGTTTCAGCCCTTATGATCTCGTTCTTTGCGGAAGCAGGGATGGTCTAG